Proteins encoded by one window of Salvia splendens isolate huo1 chromosome 5, SspV2, whole genome shotgun sequence:
- the LOC121803806 gene encoding classical arabinogalactan protein 9-like gives MKSPVASPPRKISPIASPSLSPAASPPTVSPSGSVPVPSPSQATPPPVSSAAPVSPPLPSSTPASAPEAADVPSAAGVPSSSSPDVFPSSSTPPLGSAPDSAHGPVADDSSAANSAYGGASVLVAGIALWAAVAI, from the coding sequence ATGAAGTCTCCGGTGGCTTCTCCGCCTCGCAAAATCAGTCCAATTGCTTCACCGTCGCTGTCTCCGGCGGCATCTCCTCCAACCGTTTCTCCGTCTGGCAGCGTGCCTGTTCCCAGCCCATCTCAGGCGACTCCTCCTCCGGTTAGCAGCGCCGCTCCGGTGTCGCCGCCTCTGCCGTCGTCTACTCCGGCTAGCGCCCCTGAAGCGGCGGATGTCCCTTCGGCTGCTGGAGTACCGTCGAGTTCTTCGCCTGATGTGTTCCCCTCGAGTAGCACTCCGCCGCTCGGCTCGGCACCGGATAGCGCTCACGGCCCAGTGGCTGATGATTCCTCCGCCGCGAATTCTGCGTACGGCGGCGCCTCTGTTTTGGTTGCTGGGATTGCTCTTTGGGCTGCCGTTGCGATCTAA